A part of Lutra lutra chromosome 2, mLutLut1.2, whole genome shotgun sequence genomic DNA contains:
- the LOC125093508 gene encoding uncharacterized protein LOC125093508 isoform X1, producing the protein MSKSVSQALILPQAPFPKASGAPLLVCHQMSLCSCICQAPLQHLRQNEFSLLPSAVLSTYFHNNLHSPGRSWRWETEAECTRLPETEAHTCWGLSTAVWSPAHQRQWLLLSPPGPLPSNEDTPHPSRALGGWRKTSEGMVVDHHLRDVRHTDGPMAGHSVTLPRDDLPSARSRCASELCRDTPPPARQPGTWAVTVLSGCGETEAQRHSVTYAGSQPSGPSLTPTVSSSPPSTHLLQTEVFSLEGESEEKQGPPELTMPLPSPTSLTDVYWAPPGPRPLHLASTQRLWAPTLFPSSQESPGTVSGVVCPS; encoded by the exons ATGTCCAAATCTGTGTCCCAAGCTCTGATTCTGCCCCAGGCACCATTTCCAAAGGCCTCTGGAGCCCCGCTGCTGGTGTGCCACCAAATGTCCCTATGCTCCTGCATCTGCCAGGCTCCCTTACAG CACCTCAGGCAGAATgaattctcccttcttccttccgcCGTACTCAGCACATATTTCCATAATAACCTGCATTCTCCAGGGCGCTCGTGGCG gtgggaaactgaggccgagTGCACACGGCTGCCAGAGACAGAGGCACATACTTGCTGGGGACTTAGCACTGCCGTCTGGTCCCCTGCCCACCAGCGTCAGTGGTTACTGCTCAGCCCCCCTGGGCCTCTCCCTTCAAATGAAGATACTCCTCACCCCAGCCGGGCGCTTGGGGGATGGCGGAAGACTTCCGAGGGGATGGTCGTGGACCATCACCTCAGAGACGTGCGTCACACAGACGGACCTATGGCAGGTCATTCTGTTACTCTCCCACGTGACGACCTTCCATCAGCGCGGTCCAGGTGCGCTTCTGAGCTCTGTAGAGACACTCCTCCCCCTGCTAGACAGCCTGGGACTTGGGCTGTGACTGTTCTCAGTGGatgtggggagactgaggcacaaaGACACTCGGTGACTTATGCAGGGAGTCAGCCTTCAGGCCCCAGCCTGACCCCCACTGTGAGCTCATCGCCCCCCAGCACCCACCTGTTACAGACCGAGGTCTTCAGCCTGGAGGGCGAGTCTGAGGAGAAGCAGGGCCCACCAGAGCTGActatgcccctcccctcccccacgtcCCTCACAGATGTGTACTGGGCCCCTCCTGGGCCACGCCCTCTGCATTTGGCCTCCACGCAGAGACTCTGGGCCCCTACCCTCTTTCCCAGCTCCCAGGAATCCCCAGGGACCGTTTCTGGTGTTGTATGTCCCTCTTAG